One Microcaecilia unicolor chromosome 4, aMicUni1.1, whole genome shotgun sequence genomic region harbors:
- the CNGA4 gene encoding cyclic nucleotide-gated cation channel alpha-4, translating into MGNLQYREQQLPPLNYQIPDLGQSNGERVKTKRRRGGIGTRAPFDGSLNKKKTWILDPSGTWYYCWLNVMVIPVLYNWIILICRSCFSDLQQRYLTIWLTLDYICDTFYLLDIVVRFRTGVLEHGILVTDRKALCKHYVKTSAFRWDLLSLLPTDLLYLKVGIHTPTMRWNRLFRIPRLFEAFDRTETRIQYPNAFRICKLILYVFIVIHWNSCIYFALSSYIGFGKDEWVYPNISDPDFARLSRQYLYSFYFSTLILTTVGDTPPPYQEEEYLFMVVDFLIAVLGFATIMGSMSSVISNMNSADEAFYPNHDLVKLYLQMHKVNKSLKRRIISWYQHLQINKKMTNENEILQNLPERLRAEVAVSVHLPTLSKVPIFQNCEKSLLEELVLKLQPQVYSPGEYVCKKGDIGREMYIIKEGKLAVVADDGVTEYVRLGEGQYFGEISILNIKGNTSGNRRTANIKSIGYSDLFCLSKEDLKEVLIEYPDAKAILEEKGREILIKMKKLDENLAEELAAKQLEMENKVKKVEKNLDALQTRLARLLAELESSALKMTYRIEHLEWETSLLEDCEIEGSESP; encoded by the exons TTTGAACAAGAAGAAGACATGGATTTTGGACCCCTCCGGTACCTGGTACTACTGCTGGCTGAACGTGATGGTGATTCCAGTCTTGTACAACTGGATCATCTTAATCTGCAG GTCCTGCTTCAGTGACCTTCAGCAACGGTACCTGACCATCTGGCTGACCTTGGACTATATTTGTGACACCTTTTATCTGCTGGATATCGTGGTGAGATTTCGCACTG GGGTTTTGGAACACGGAATCCTGGTTACGGACCGTAAGGCGCTCTGCAAGCACTACGTGAAGACATCTGCCTTCCGATGGGACCTGCTGTCCCTGCTCCCCACagatctactgtacctgaaagtgGGCATCCATACACCAACTATGCGCTGGAATCGCTTGTTCCGCATCCCAAGGCTCTTTGAGGCCTTTGATCGGACAGAGACTCGTATCCAGTACCCCAACGCGTTCCGCATCTGCAAACTTATTCTCTATGTCTTTATAGTCATCCACTGGAACAGCTGCATCTACTTTGCTTTGTCCAGTTACATTGGGTTTGGGAAAGACGAATGGGTTTATCCAAACATCTCTGACCCCGACTTTGCCCGCCTGTCCCGGCAGTACCTGTATAGTTTTTACTTCTCTACCCTTATTCTCACCACAGTGggtgacaccccccctccctatcAAGAGGAGGAATACCTGTTCATGGTGGTAGACTTCCTGATCGCTGTTCTTGGCTTTGCCACCATAATGGGGAGCATGAGCTCTGTCATCTCCAACATGAACAGCGCCGATGAAGCCTTCTACCCCAACCATGACCTTGTCAAGCTCTACCTACAAATGCACAAGGTCAACAAGAGCTTGAAGCGTCGGATAATCTCATGGTACCAGCATCTGCAAATTAACAAGAAGATGACCAATGAGAATGAGATCCTACAGAACCTTCCGGAGCGTCTGCGGGCAGAAGTGGCTGTCAGTGTGCATCTACCCACACTCAGCAAGGTACCGATCTTCCAGAACTGTGAGAAGAGTCTCCTGGAGGAGCTGGTGCTGAAGCTGCAACCTCAGGTCTACAGCCCTGGCGAGTACGTTTGTAAAAAGGGCGACATTGGCAGAGAGATGTACATCATCAAGGAAGGAAAGTTGGCTGTCGTGGCTGATGATGGGGTGACAGAATATGTTAGGCTTGGAGAAGGCCAGTACTTTGGAGAGATCAGCATTTTGAACATTAAAG GGAACACATCTGGCAACAGGAGAACTGCCAACATCAAAAGCATTGGCTACTCTGATCTGTTCTGTCTATCCAAGGAGGACCTGAAGGAAGTCTTGATTGAGTATCCTGATGCTAAAGCCATCCTGGAGGAGAAAGGTCGTGAAATCCTGATAAAGATGAAGAAACTAGATGAAAACTTAGCTGAGGAGCTGGCTGCCAAACAGCTAGAGATGGAAAACAAGGTGAAAAAAGTGGAGAAGAACCTGGATGCTCTGCAGACTAGACTGGCCCGACTCCTGGCTGAGCTGGAGTCCAGTGCCTTGAAAATGACCTACAGGATTGAGCACCTGGAATGGGAAACCTCCCTCCTAGAAGACTGTGAGATTGAGGGGTCTGAATCTCCATAG